Proteins encoded in a region of the Amia ocellicauda isolate fAmiCal2 chromosome 19, fAmiCal2.hap1, whole genome shotgun sequence genome:
- the ier5 gene encoding immediate early response gene 5 protein — translation MEYKVEAHRIMSISLGKIYNSRVQRGGIKLHKNLLVSLVLRSARQVYLSDYYQGVCLNAQQWTEGEIMDSDQDKTAETTGSFRGSADSEAPLLTESPPLLPAAESPATDRQDAAAEIGEQSAETEGPVKDCCCPVSRRVEGETSSETVDVSCAKDVSKPAQCSGTEAQPGKAPKAPGDREGGCGEAEVRGGECDSSEATLNHSAASCCRKRSAEKTSHAESPVKKTKRASAASDADKEEEMDTGNVSSLITIFGSSFSGLLSKDGAQAEPEAGDADSSSGQICCDQVLKNINSWSTAIVAF, via the coding sequence ATGGAATATAAAGTGGAGGCGCACCGGATTATGAGCATTTCGCTGGGGAAGATTTACAACTCCAGGGTGCAGAGAGGTGGGATCAAGCTGCACAAGAACCTGCTGGTGTCTCTGGTGTTGCGGAGCGCCCGGCAGGTCTACCTCAGTGACTACTACCAGGGTGTCTGCTTAAACGCCCAGCAGTGGACAGAGGGGGAGATCATGGACTCGGATCAGGACAAAACAGCCGAGACGACGGGGAGCTTCCGCGGGTCGGCGGACAGCGAGGCGCCGCTGCTCACGGAGAGTCCCCCGCTCCTTCCAGCCGCGGAAAGCCCCGCCACTGACCGCCAAGACGCGGCCGCGGAGATCGGCGAGCAGAGCGCTGAAACCGAGGGCCCCGTTAAAGACTGCTGCTGCCCGGTGTCCCGTCGAGTGGAGGGGGAGACCAGTAGTGAGACGGTGGACGTGAGCTGCGCTAAGGACGTGTCCAAGCCGGCGCAGTGTTCGGGGACAGAAGCGCAACCCGGGAAGGCACCGAAAGCGCCCGGAGACCGCGAGGGCGGCTGCGGGGAAGCAGAAGTCCGGGGTGGCGAGTGTGACTCATCCGAAGCCACATTAAACCACTCGGCGGCTTCCTGTTGTAGGAAAAGAAGCGCGGAGAAGACCTCCCACGCAGAGTCCCCCGTCAAGAAAACCAAGCGGGCCTCCGCCGCCAGCGACGCCGACAAAGAGGAGGAGATGGACACGGGCAACGTCTCCAGCCTCATCACCATCTTCGGCTCCAGTTTCTCGGGACTTCTGAGCAAGGACGGCGCGCAGGCGGAGCCCGAGGCGGGGGACGCGGACTCCAGCTCGGGGCAGATCTGCTGCGATCAAGTGCTCAAAAACATTAACTCCTGGAGTACCGCGATCGTGGCGTTTTAA